CGACAGCGTGGTCAGTCACCTGAAAATCGTCGAAGCCGCGGCGGCACGCCTCGCCCAAAGCCGGGTGATCGGAAAACCTGCTTTGTCATCCTGGCAGGCGCTGCTCGACTACTGCATGGCGGCGATGGCGCGGGCACCCGCTGAAGAATTTCGCGTATTATTCCTGGATCGCAAGAATGTCCTGATCGCCGATGAAGTGCAGGCGCGCGGCACCGTCGATCACACGCCCGTCTATCCGCGCGAGAT
This genomic window from Pirellulales bacterium contains:
- a CDS encoding JAB domain-containing protein, with amino-acid sequence DSVVSHLKIVEAAAARLAQSRVIGKPALSSWQALLDYCMAAMARAPAEEFRVLFLDRKNVLIADEVQARGTVDHTPVYPREIVKRALEHSASAIILVHNYPSAYPTARRPTSTYANLRFVA